Within Mercenaria mercenaria strain notata chromosome 15, MADL_Memer_1, whole genome shotgun sequence, the genomic segment caccagGTCACCTCgataccttgatcacacccctccaaATCCCCCGActccaccaccccccccccccccccccaaaaaaaaagaaatcgttacttattttagatttttttcaaacaaacttcatatacatgttcaccatttGAGGTTATGGGCCCATCAAGTTtaagacagattgcccaagtaacaccagagttattgccctttaattgtctaaaaatccacatatttgtacataacaaacttaccatttggcagaatttcattaaatttctttcattcttttctgtgaacatttattataaacatgtgaagttgcgcacccacacctggtcacccacttgccttggtcacaccccctcctcCTCCCCCCCtgccccccccaccaaaaaaaaaataaattttcatttcttattttagatttttttcaaaccttccacgattatttatcaacatgcaagttgtaccattcccccacctcactcctccacccagtcatgcccaccactgatcatgcatcctctgcccacccccaacttcacccttctacctttttttttcatttttaattttccatcaatatctataatcaacatgtgaaattttgtttcctctcccgttcccccgcacccctaccccctaaaaaataaatatatacatatatacatatatatatttccattcccttttttttaaatgttcaaaccttcaacatgttaagttgtgactgcacaaagcttgccctcagtcatgttcaagatatcttacctgtgttctcttaaggacattctgttcttttatatacaaatgtacatgttaaacagcaacacctggtgccaaaccactcaaagacaatatttcgttccagttaaacttcaagctcacatttcaattaactgcatttaattttaaaagctaagcttattacagtaagcatatcccattcaaaataaattctttagtcaggatcaaagtatcatacatttattatgtactctttaattaaacatttgttttctgtcaaattgattttgactaatgaaattatttgcttcttattaacatccttaactttttgccgtatatattttttgccattcctcaccacaaaccctttcggcgggggataccaattcatcgaatttgcttgtttcagaTTAATTTAGTTTTGAGTGTCTCACTTGAGTTACCTCCTCCAACCATTGCTATTCTCCGCCGAAATTATATGCAATCTGCAGTACGCGCGCTTACCGAATTTCAGATGAGAGACCTAAGGTAACCAAACTTATAACAGTCTCTGACATGCAATTTCGTTGGCGTGTTCTGCGTTTTAAATTCTTTAAGGAGGAAGTTTGTTCTAACGAATTCTGTTTTAATTACAATCATTatcctttattttgatatttctagAAATTATTGGCAACATTTCGTCTGCTGCAGTATCAATGTCAGATTTAAAGCAAGTCGTTcgcatattttttaattaaagtgaACCTCGATGTAAAGTCATCAGACTCCAAGGTTGAGTAATACTGTTGGGAAACCTGTCTTAGAAACAACCTGATCCTTTGTTGATTTCAAGAGTGtgctcagaaaaaaaaacacataaataaaagaaaaaagaaatgaaaacgaCTAGATGCCTGAATTTTGAAACTGATCAGAACCTCAGACTCGGATTTCGTATAAGGCATTATTTTCTGGAAGTATTTTTGAGTATGTGTGACTTTAGCTGAAATCGGTCCTCATTTAAtgcaaaaacgaaataaaatctcAAAAATCTAAACAAGTTTTCCGGATAATAAAGTGCATCCTTATCTGCCTTCACGTGACTATGATAAGCCACTTGGAGCCTTTAAACGACCCTTTAATATCACCAAATTATTATCTGAATAGCTTCTTTGTTGAAATTagcaagagagagagagagcattaaattaaaaataaataacccTTTCTTCAAAGAATCGTTCAAAAGCGTCAAGAAATTTTTTTCCTGACCTATGAGTCTAAGACGAAATACAATTTTGCAGGAAGAGTAAACGATATATATTTTATGGTCCACGGTAAAGCCACAGAAGGGGTATTTCTGCGATGTTTTTGTTTTCGGGCTAATAAAGGGGTATGCAAAGAAGATATaatcttttcaaaatatctgaagatATCAACTAACTTTCTGTTACCACTTTTGGCATCTTCTTGGATTTTTCATTTCCTTCCCCCACTCCATCCCGATATTTGCGGAGGGGACATGTGGCCAAAGTCACACGTAGCTGTTTTTATTTACAGTTCAGTTTACATATTTGCCCAATATAAAACGCATCTCCCTGAAAACTGGCAGTTTAAATAACAACAAAGCATGTGTTGATGAAACTGAAATGGGCTCTCattaaacaactacaaaattcaTCGCCGATTAtaaagtttattcatttttacagtgacagaattccgcttaagtcggtacGAGGGGACATAAAGGGTGTTGAACATCTTATAAACTCCCAATGAgtaggctcagtcaaaccgaggcTGCTGTTcgtttgcttggttgcgttctatgcttccaaaggatccccttatagattttattatttaatcaCAAACTAtgctacattgtatttatatttagcaCTTGCAATTTGGTTTtgcttttatttctgttttttttttgttttgttaaaagtcTAAAGTACCTAGATAACACGTGAAATTATAGCCAGAAACGATCTGTGATTTGAGTGGGAAGGTCGAATCTATATTTAGAATTCATGCCATTTTGGGAACACAATTTTGAAATGTGGAATTTTGTATCCATTTGCCGCTAGACCCAAACTTTGCGAATGTGATAGTATAAAGGCAACATATTTACATAGAAAGGATTATTTTGcgaaatattttgcatttgagTTAAAATGATTCACTGTGTTATCAACATTCTACACAGCACTACTGACATCAGAACTGACATTATACTGTCATTTCTCAGAAGAAAAAAGCTCGCAATGGTATGGATTTGTTGGGTAGAATAATAATGAACACGAGTCTgccgataataaaaaaaattgtaatagaAATTGCAAAATGCGGTAACAAAACACCATTCTTATCGAATGTGTCAAAACAATATTATCTTATTTCCTCAGTGCTTACAGAAAGTAAACAGTGACTGTAAAAGAACGGTGTTAACAAATCAGACATAAATTTTAGTTTCGTATTAAAACTCGAGTGTTGactttatatttatagataaagCGATTCCAGGCAAACCCGAGAACATGTTCTTGTTATGATTAATGATAAAGCAACAATTCATATTACTTGTACATTTATTTGCTATTTAATGTCATTATTTTCCGCTTAAAAGCTAAAATATTAAGATACCGCAGTCGGATTTAAATTTGTtcgtttgtttgctttgggtttaacgccgtttttcaacagtatttctgttatataacggcgggcaaaTAACCTTActaatgttcctggattctgtaccagtacaaacctgttctccgcaagtaactgtcaacttccccacatgaatcagaggtggaggaatcaaatcgtcacggagaacatatgtccGGCCCTCGGATTTAATAGTACAGTCAGATAAAATGCAAGCCCTATCATAGCAAAGGATCAATTCTTTTGTTGTTAGTTCGATTTTGTATTGCGGCGGTAAAACAACTTCCAtatacttggactcagtgttgttatgttttgTGATCTTTCGTGATTATGGAGTTGCTGGCAATAGAGGGCGTGACTGGTGTTGCACATATCCTCTTACAGATTTTCTTTGTAATGATTTTTTCAGGGATTTTCCTAGCCGTTTTCCTTATATCCCTTACTTAATTTCtttcattgttattttattgtGATATATTTACCTCGtacataaattaaatgtatataattatatttgatttgataatTCACTTTTCTCGTCTGTCATATCGGCTTCGAACATTTTTCACTCAGAAGCTGGATTCAGGGATTCAGCGgtttattgttaacatgaaataatcttttgcaaaaaaaaaaaaaaaaaaaaaaaacaacaaaaacgcaCACACTTTAAAACAAGctttaatgttttgatgcaaAAAGAAAACTGTCATTGCAGAGTTTACTGATATAGCGAAAGATATCGGTATACCTTACCTCCGAGCTCTTTTGTTAATTTGCTTTTTTATGTAGCACAATATACTTtcacaaataatatttttttgtgaaaacagGGTAAGTGGGAAAGTATAAGGCAGGTCGGATCACTTGACCTCAAATAGATTCAGTCCATCTGTCTAATAGTAATATACACTTCACTTACAATATATGTATTCgtttatattgtaaaatcataAGTACAATTGATTGAACAATCAACATCTTCTATTTATTTATAGGTCAATAAACGCTGTTCTAACATAGTGTCAAAATTGTTTCTGTGTTCAATTTCAATCCCTCAGAACTAGAGGTATGATGtggtgcgcacgagataagatgtcgtacgctcgagataagttttcgtgcgctcgagatatgatgtcgtgcgtacgagataagatgtcgtgcacaaaAGATAAGATGTCacgcgctcaagataagatgtcgtgcacatgAGGTAcgatatcgtgcgcacgagattaTTTAATCTTAAACatatgcatgtcctaaacatagcACCGTACGTCTGAGCACTCTTGGTATTTACAAGATATAGAAATGAAGTTCGAGCGGTTCTTTTTACATTTCACCTTCTGTTGGTTCACTATTTATGTAGCacaatatacttttaaaaatagtCTTTTTTGTGAAAACAGGGCAAGTTGGAAAGTATAAGGCAGGTCGGATCACCAGACCTAAAGTAGATTCAGTTCATCTGTCTAATAGTAATATACTCTTCACTTACAATATAATATGTATTCTTTTATATTACGTGTACTAGTATGTAAAATCGTAAGAACATTAGATTGAACAATCAACATCTTCGATTTATCTATAGTCAATAAACGCTCTCCTAACACggtgtcaatttttttttctgtgttcagTTTTGTCCCTTAAAATTAGTAAGCGTATTGTCTTACTGTGTTATTTCACACAAGAATGGTCTGTTGCTTGTGCAAGTAGAATCATACCAATATGAATTGCTAGGGTGCATCATTATACATAAATAACTGTCGGGTTCTCCGGAATTCCAGTTGAAGAATCTCTTCTGTGAGCCATTCATCGCCATCCACGCTGAACTTGAATCCTTACGCCGGCCGTCAATGTGAACGTAGCTCCCAAATCCCTGCAGAACCTTCTGAACATCGCCGTTTTTCAACTCTGAGTCAATATTCATCACGTGACCACCGTCCTCACTGCACTGCTTTTCTGCGTCATCGAATGTTTTTCTACTAACATACAGTTTTACACAGAATCCATTCGCCGTAATGTTATAGTCTTTGGGACAAAATCCCTCACAAATAGTTATGTCCGTTTCCGTTGTTCTATTTCCCTGTTCTAATGAAGGCGGATTTATTTCACACGTTCTTGTTCGTTTCCTTGTAGCAATGTAGCCTTCTTTAACGGCCCCACAATCTGACCACTGTGTCCAGTCATCACAAGGATGACGGTATTCAAGATTCCGTATCGCCATTCCTAGCAATGTTAACATTGGCTTATTAAGCTTTCTTCCAAGATTCAGCAatatttttccatcaatatttttcGCGGCGGTTCCGTTCCCCTCCGTTAATGACGTACAGTGGATCCGTTCATTTATCATAAGGAAAATGACAAAGATAACGTTGCCTAAAGTTCCCCTTTTCATGTCTTGTTTGCATACTTCAGAAACTGTTTTTCTGTTGACACTTAAGAATGTCCAAGtgtttgaaattcaagaaaatcttATAATGAAACCAGTTGAACTAATgaattaaaatatctatattcaaCGATAAAAGTCTCTTTtcagaaaatttcaaaatctCACTTATTTGTTCAAGTCTTATTTCCAGACTGTGAGATCTACGAAATGTTATGAACTTGCTTGACGTGGGAATGTTTAGAATTCTGATTCTATTATCTAAATATAATTAACGTAAAGTAAACATTTTTAAGAGTACGAAATTGAAATCGCATAGACTGACGACAGACACCTGAaatgaatataagaaaaaaaggTACCGTTGCGCTGCATCATGTAGAGAACGAAAACAAGCAGATTCAGATGGTGAAACTTAACTTTTGCCTTAGAGCTGATTacgttaaggtattaggcccataatagagtatctcctttttgaagagtactcAATTTCTACATAATCCTACATTGACAGtaattttcaggggggggggggcgtaggttcaaatctcactgggaccaaattttttttcccttatttttctttttatctagtgagtttttacttctttcaagacttgttattcatttattgtacaaaagtggaaaatattcatttgataagcgatttcttgctgttcaaagtgaatttacctctgaaatagaaggggtagagttagacatctttaaaaatactgagttacgtgcggtaaaagttctctattttgccgtcattcttagattacatattgtggaagaaatgtaggtaggttttacctcTGCCCCACAGTTTCTTTTAAacaaagtgagcaaaattcaaaacagacccacgggattcgaccttaatttttcaatgctgGAAATAGaaatctgtctcattaaatccatttacttgaggcacccttgaaaaaatgatattgacacttttatttctttgttttatagtTGTTAACTAATAGTTTGATGatccttttataaaaaataatggtataatgaatcctttgcaaacgttttggataaaggccaccactttgaaatttgtctctttttGAGCtggaggaaataccataaataacacaaaatttataaaaaacggtacggtaaaagtttttaaaaatttgcaacaaagtgcgaagcatggtcaactgtaagaatataccaagcaaatgccattttttaaacattaccattaggggcctaataccttaatctGGAAACTTTTAGCGTCATTTTTGCACGATATCGTAGACCACAATCATAAAGAATATTGCTCGTTTCTACAAGGCGATTGAAAAGCAATCTCTGAATCTGTTTGTGTGGATATCGGGTGCTTTTCAGATcagggccgtattcataaagcatcttaagtataagtaaaagaaattgattttttacttaagtattacttaggtaagaaatttattttacttaagtatatttgttatatataaaacaacttaataagtaattcttgttttttattgtggacgaaaacattaaaaaaacaacattaatttcagacagatacaacatgcacaattatgtttaaagtgcttttatctgaaaaacaacactttaatcgtactcaccacgctattttattttcagacttAAGTCATTTTTTAtctatcttaagtttaagctgttttatgactaggacttaagtttttacttagacttaagctgaaatcacaacaaacttaagtaaaatctttaaCTTAAGTcgaaacttatacttaagatgttttatgaatacggcccagGTGTTTTTGGCttatgttgttttctgttctccTTGTCCTCCCTCTCTTACCAAATTTTATAGAAGCTCAGGATGACCTACACTAATGAGACATTTTATCAGCTTTCCCTTTACCGAATACAGAAATAAGACACCTTagaaaaatatacttcaaaaaatatttgaattgaaaaaaatgaattggAAGCAAGATTACGTGTCCCAAATCATTAATGCCAGATATATGATTTCCTTTACTTGGAAGGGGCGTGCTCTGCATTTAAGTTGTTTATGGAGGCTGCTAATTCAAAcgattttttttctgctttaattacaataattattttcttatttctaaacattCTTGGAGAAGTTTCGTCTGTTGTGGTAAGGATTTCTTGTCTGAAATAAGTATCTTGCAGAATTTTGTAAAAGCATCTGAAAAAACacacattattttatatttcttcaagtggactttataaatattttgtcaaaaagtgAGTTAGATTTTGTCCTTGTACGTGCGTACGCCCGTCTGGACGTCTCTCCGTCCGATTTTGTGTCGTGCGTATACATCACAAAACGTTTTTACTTGGAATCATCGAACATTTTAAGTGTGTTATTTGGCATGTGAAGATAAGATGTGCATCAAAGTTCTTTGTTTTGGCATATTGTCTTGGCAGACCAAAGTTAACCCCTTTGTGGAAACGACTCGTGGATTCAATCTTCATAACAGacattgtcacggagaacatacgccaaaccagaggatcgaactcacgaccccgcgatccgtagatctgtacTTCCCCTATT encodes:
- the LOC128549113 gene encoding uncharacterized protein LOC128549113, yielding MKRGTLGNVIFVIFLMINERIHCTSLTEGNGTAAKNIDGKILLNLGRKLNKPMLTLLGMAIRNLEYRHPCDDWTQWSDCGAVKEGYIATRKRTRTCEINPPSLEQGNRTTETDITICEGFCPKDYNITANGFCVKLYVSRKTFDDAEKQCSEDGGHVMNIDSELKNGDVQKVLQGFGSYVHIDGRRKDSSSAWMAMNGSQKRFFNWNSGEPDSYLCIMMHPSNSYWYDSTCTSNRPFLCEITQ